From Carassius auratus strain Wakin chromosome 22, ASM336829v1, whole genome shotgun sequence, a single genomic window includes:
- the LOC113040644 gene encoding leucine-rich repeat-containing protein 15-like, translated as MHLLFMLPLVLEVQSISTSHNITNDCTCYEELKIANCSSRNFAHLPTALPPFTEQLDLSLNHLSAIQPRAFHSTRRLRILLLNDNVIAVLADGAFSLLEGLLRLDLSRNRIAFLSEGFSQGLGSLRDLSLTENRLTSLDSSCFVHFDALQRLNLSHNAIETINMRAFGSMSTLRQIHLNSNHLTVLKNGIFSMLRNLEVLNLHDNQINYLDVGTLSPLTSLALLDLTNNNLSTIQFMTFLSLNTYSTHIMLQGNPWNCDCDLQRVFRKLCNVKWLFLDDYDNLTCVNLDESHRNYTMKEEFCVAEMVTVLVITITVVITVVGAIVMAERKRKKKNKEKHWTEIGELSCATQV; from the coding sequence ATGCATCTGTTGTTCATGCTTCCCTTGGTGCTCGAGGTCCAGTCCATCTCCACGAGCCACAACATAACCAATGACTGCACCTGCTACGAGGAGCTCAAAATCGCCAACTGTTCCAGCAGGAATTTCGCCCACCTCCCCACCGCTCTTCCACCCTTCACCGAACAGCTGGACCTGTCCCTCAACCACCTGAGTGCCATCCAGCCCCGAGCCTTCCACAGCACACGAAGACTCCGCATCCTGCTCCTGAACGACAATGTGATAGCTGTGCTAGCTGATGGCGCGTTCTCTCTCCTGGAAGGACTGCTGAGGTTGGACCTGAGCCGAAACCGAATCGCATTCCTGAGTGAAGGATTTTCGCAGGGTCTCGGTTCTCTTCGAGATCTGTCACTGACGGAGAACCGACTGACCAGCTTGGACAGCAGTTGTTTCGTCCACTTTGACGCCCTCCAAAGACTCAACCTCAGCCATAATGCTATTGAGACCATCAATATGAGGGCGTTTGGGTCCATGAGTACCCTTCGCCAAATACACCTCAACTCAAACCATTTAACGGTTCTTAAAAATGGCATCTTCTCCATGTTACGAAACCTTGAAGTCTTGAATTTACATGACAACCAGATAAACTACTTGGACGTTGGCACGCTTTCGCCATTGACCAGTCTCGCTCTACTGGACCTAACCAACAACAACCTCTCCACGATTCAGTTCATGACCTTCCTGAGTCTCAACACGTACAGCACTCACATAATGCTCCAAGGAAACCCGTGGAATTGCGACTGCGATCTGCAGCGAGTCTTCCGGAAGCTATGTAACGTCAAGTGGCTCTTCCTGGATGACTACGATAACCTCACATGCGTGAATTTGGATGAAAGTCACAGGAACTACACGATGAAAGAGGAGTTCTGCGTTGCAGAGATGGTTACTGTCCTGGTCATCACCATCACGGTGGTCATCACTGTTGTGGGTGCTATAGTCATGGCGgagaggaaaaggaaaaaaaagaacaaagaaaagcaTTGGACAGAAATCGGGGAGTTGTCGTGCGCAACGCAAGTCTGA